The genomic segment AAACCGCGCCGCGCACCTGCTGGGAAGAACATGCGCAACGCGAACTCGCCGGCTACGCGCAGCGCAATCAACAACGCCTGCCCACCCAAGCGCGCTTCGGACGCCTTTGTCACCGCGCCGGTTTTGATTGGAATTGACCGAAGAAGAGCGTTCGTGAATTGCTCGAACGCGCGCTGAACCTGGAATTCAGGCAAGCCGGCGGAACTTGATCCTGCCCGGCACGAACGGCCTCGGCAAAAGCAGAAGCCTTCGTCACAACTCCGTCATGGTGCGACGCGCGTCGCACCATGACGGAGTTGTGACGAAGGCTTCTGTCCGCGCACTCTATCTCAGCCTCCCGTCTACGCCTGACCTGTTGTGTTTTCTGAGCCGGGCAGCTTACGGCAGCACACTGTTCAAAGGCCGGTCACCGGCTTGTCCTTGCGTCTGGGCCAGCACACTGCCATCCAGGCTGCACTGCACATACCAGGTCTGATCGCTTGCGCGCCAGACCGTGAGGTCGGCTTTGCCGTCGCCGTCGTAATCGCCCGGCGCGGCTTGATCGTAGTAGGGCGCGGCG from the Acidobacteriota bacterium genome contains:
- a CDS encoding VCBS repeat-containing protein, whose translation is AAPYYDQAAPGDYDGDGKADLTVWRASDQTWYVQCSLDGSVLAQTQGQAGDRPLNSVLP